Within candidate division TA06 bacterium, the genomic segment AAGCCCTTGCAATAAGAACAGCCGTTCGCATACTCCATAAAAAGACTTGGAGCTTAAACTAAAAGCCCCGCTTGTAAAAGCGGGGCTTTTCTTTATTATTATGTTTTCCTTATCCCTGCGCCAACCACTGTTTCCATGTCTCCGGAACATAGTCCACCGTGGCTTTCTTGTCCGCCGTAGCCTTAGCGGAGGAGGAAGGCGATTGTCGGACTATAGGGGTTTTTATGAGAAGAGGGTTTTCCTTGAGCTTGATCTCAATGTCGAATTTTTGATACTTAAGATTTTGCCTTTGATATCCCCGCCCTTCCGTGTCTATCATGTTCTCCAGGCCCACCGCCTTCCTGATGCTTTGGAACTCGCCCTCGCTCAAACCCTTTTCGCTGAGATCAATGAATTGTATGGGCACACGCCGCTCCTTGAAAAACCGCAGGGCGGCCCTGGTGTTCTGGCATTTATTGGCACCGAAGATCTGGATGATGGGCATGAGCTTTCAGTTTACCCTATCCCCTTTTTCCCCTTCCCCACGAGGCTGGTCTTTACCCACACTTGACTCCGTGAGGTGTTCAAGGTCCGCGACCGGGGGAAAGTAAGCATGGGGATAGGATTTGCGTATTTGAGGAAGGGGCCGCTGTGTGAAAAGAGCATACATATCCACGGCGGTATCCAGGCGTTGCAGACCGCGCCCGATACACACGGTGCCAGGCATGCCATCGCTCTTACGCCCCAAATGTCCGCCGATGCTGCCGAGCATCCTGATCGCTTGTGTCTTAGTGCCTTGGTGGCAAAAATAACTATCGCCAAATTTTTCGGCTTTTTTATTTTTTGTCTTGCATAAAGTTACCCGTTGTAGTAATATAAATTGCTTGTATGGTTGACGGCCTGTTATCAAAAAACGCTATGCTTTTTCAACAGTTCCTCAACGGCCTTACTTTGGGCTCCATTTATGCGTTGATCGCCCTGGGTTATACCATGGTTTACGGCATACTGGAGTTCATCAACTTCGCCCACGGCGAGATCTACATGATCGGCGCTTATCTGGCGATAATTGCCCTGGGCCTGCTCAACCAGTGGGGCTTGAACACCATGACCATAGCCCCGCTGATAGTGATCGTCTTCGCCATGATCTACGCCGCAGCCTTCGGCGCCACCATAGAGAAAATAGCCTATAAACCCTTAAGAAACGCCCCCAGGCTGTCGCCCCTGATCAGCGCCCTGGGGGTTTCCATTTTTCTGCAGAACTTCGTGATGCTGACCCAGGGCGCCCGGGACAAAGTCTTTAACCGCGACCTGCTGTTCTCCCAAAGGTTCACTCAGGGCGGCATCAGCATATTTTCCTGCCGGCTCTCCTACATCCAGATACTGATCATCGTAACGGCGGTAGTATTGATGCTGGGGCTGACCCGGTTCATCAACCGCACCCGGCTGGGCAAGGCCATGCGGGCCGTGTCCCAGGACCAGAAGATGGCCAAGCTCTGCGGGATTGACGTGGATTTCATCATCCGGCTGACCTTCATCATCGGCTCGGCCCTGGCGGCGGCGGCCGGGGTGCTGGTGGCGCTGTATTACGGGCTGGTCAACTTTTACATCGGATACGTGGCCGGCTTAAAGGCCTTCATCGCCGCAGTGGTGGGCGGGATCGGCTCGGTGCCCGGGGCCATGCTGGGCGGGCTGCTGCTGGGGATGGCCGAGAGCTTCGGGGCCGGCTACCTTTCGGCCCAGTACAAGGACGTCTACGCTTTTGTAATTTTGATCGTCGTGCTGCTGGTAAGGCCCCAGGGGATACTGGGAAGGAAGAATGACCGGAGTTAAGATAATGTTTAAAAAGCTACAGACGTTAAAAATGTTGAAAAAAATTAATAACCGTTTTTCTAAATTTTTAATACTGACAACGGCTTTGGCGGTTATTGTCTCCTGTTCCAAAACCACCGAACCCAAGGTAAGCTATTTCGTGGTAAAAGTGGACAGCATTGCCGTGCCGGACAGCATATCGCACAGCGATGCCCTAAAGATCAAGCTTTACAGCGCCTATCGGCAAATATTGCTATGATGATATCGATAGAACCTACGGCCAGACGGCGCGGTTACCGTGTCCGGAGGCTGTGGCAAACCACCACATCAAACCAGGACCGGCCCCTGGGATATTACCCCGACCAACTCTTGGGGCTAAAAGCCGAGTTGTTGAAGGTTTTCGGCAAATGGAGCCTGGCGACGCGGATATTCCAGGATAATATTGACTTTGGACGGCAGACAAACAACAGCGCCATGGTCGCCGAGAACGAGGTCCGCCTGGGCGATTTGGGCTGGCATTCCAGCAACTACCAGCAGGCGGTATCGTGCCTCGACGATGCCATTGACATCTTTCGAAAGATGAAAAACAATCTGGGCCTGGGCCACGCCTTGGGAAATCTGGGCAGCATTCACATGTTCCGGGGCGATTACGTCAAAGCCCTGGAATGCTATAGGCAGGCGCTGCGACTGGCAAGGGAAACCGGCGACCGGCAAAGCGTCGGGATGTTGCTGGGGAACATCGGCATCGTTTATTACAATACCGGCGATTATGACCGGGCCATGGACTACAGCCGGCAACGGCTGGAGATGGCCGAGGCCGGAGGCGACCTGATGGGGGTCAGCAAGGCGATTGGCAATATGGGAAACATCCATACCGACCGGGGCGAATACCCGCAGGCCATGGAGTGTTATCGGCGGTACTTGGTCATAGCCCAAAAACTGGGGGACAAGCTGGGCCTCAATATATTTTACGGCAATATGGGGAATGTCCACTGCCTGATGGGGGAATATGACCAGGCCAGGTACTGTTATCAAACAAAGGAAAAAATCGCGGCCGAGCTCGGGGACAGGCGCGGCCTGGGGGTTGTGGCTGGCGGCCAGCCTGGAGCGGGCCATCGCCGCCGGCCGGGAGTTGAACATACCGTATTACGTCTGCGAATACCTGTATTGCCAGGCCGAGTTGCTATTGGCGACGAACCGTCAGCCAGAAGCGGAGGAGGCCAACAGGCAGGCTTTGGCAATGGCCCGGGAAATAAAAAGACCGGAGATCATATTCAAAAGCTCCTTGCTAACTGCCAAAATTCTGTTTTTAAAAGACGTCCAGACGGCTGTGGTCGATTTCCAGACGATGCTTGACGAATACAAGGACGACAAACAGCAGGCCTCAATTTACTTCCAACTGTTCAAACTCACCGGCAGACAGGAGCACCGGGCCAAGGCCCTGGCGCTTTTACGCGACCTGCAGCAGCGCCAGCCCGGCGCCGAGATTAAAAAAATGCTGGCCGAGCTGGAGGAATACCGGGGTACACAATGAGCCGGTCTTATATATGGGGGCTGGATGAATCCCCAGTGATCATAAGTGACCATACCATAATGGTAATGATGAAAAGGAATTTTATATTCTTATTACTGGCCGTTGTTTTGACGGCCCTGAGTGGCTGCTCAAAAACCACCGGGCCGGAGGTCAGCTACTTTGTTGTTAAGGTGGACAGCATAACCGTGCCGGACAGCATATCGCGCAGCGATACATTGAAGATCAGGCTTTACGGCACCATCGGCAACAACGGCAATTACAGCTTCGACCGTTACGAGGCGACGCGGGATTCGTATAAGCTTAACCTGACCGTGTGGGGCAAGCATGTGGACAACGATGTGGCCACCATGGTAATGGTACTGCTGGACGGCGCGGAATATCCGGTATACCCCGTTTACCCCAACAAGTTTAAAATATTCATCCGCCAGCCGGACAGCAGCATACTGAGCGATTCGGTCATGGTGCAGTAATCGTTTTCCCCGCGAAACACATGGGAATCAAAATATGAAAACTGCTCTTAAAGTTTTTCTCCCAATAATCGCTTTTTTTACAATTCTATTCCTTTGCTTCTCCGCCTTGGTCTGGCTTATCACCTACCATCCGATACGGCTGGAGCCTGTTCCCGTTTACAGCCGCAGTCAGGCGCCTATATTACAGCCCGGGCAGTCCCTAAAAATAATGACCTGGAACCTCCAGTACCTGGCCGGCAAGAACTACGTGTTCTTTTACGACCTGCTGGACGGCTCCGGCCCGGACGAGCGGCCTTCGTCCAAAGACATCGCCGTTACCCTGAACGAAGTGGCGCGGGTCATAATTGACGAAAACCCGGACATCATATTATTACAGGAAGTGGACTGCGGGGCCAGGCGCAGTGATTATCGCGATCAATTGAAAGACCTGCTGGCCAAACTACCCGGGGAATATCGCTGTTATATCTCGGCCTGGTACTGGAAAGCCGCCTTCGTGCCGCATCCCCGGATCATGGGCGCAGTGGGCATGAAACTGGCGGTGATTTCAAAATATAAGATATCGCGGGCCGTGCGCCACCAATTGCCGGTGATGCCGAATGACATCTTCACCAGACAGTTCAACTTCAAGCGGGCGGCGCTGGAAGCCCGGCTGCCGGCCTCTGACGGATCCGAGTTCGTTGCAATGAGCACCCACCTGGACGCCTTTGCCCAGGGCAATAACACCATGGAGCGGCAGGTGGCGCAGGTGAAAAATCTTTTGGACAGCCTTTCGGCTCAAAAGCAGGGCTGGGCCATAGGCGGTGATTTCAACCTGCTGCCGCCCGGCGACGCTTATCTCCGGCTGGGCCCCAGACAGCAGAAGTATTACCAGCCGCAAACCGAGCTGGCTTCTTTCTTCGACGATTACCAGGCTGTGCCATCGGCCCAGGAAGCCAACGGCGACAGCGCCGGATACTGGTTCACTCATTTCCCCAATGATCCCGGGGCCAAGGGACCCGACCGCACCATAGATTTTCTGTTCTTTTCCCGCCGCCTGCTGCTGGGCCGTCACTACGTGCGGCAGTACGATACGGGAAAGATCTCCGATCATTATCCGGTGGTAGCCGAGGTGACCCTGGAGTGACCTCACGGCAGAAACTATTTTTGATTAACAAGCTACCATTCATATAACAATTCCCAAGAAAGGTCCCATAAGCCTTGAAAACTCAGGAATCACTTTAATGATGAATATCGTCCGGTGCGCATTCTTTACCGTGAGATGATCGGGAAACCCAGCTTACCATGCCATTACGTCAAAATAATTATTTCATTTTTTATGATCGGTAATCATGAAAAAAACAATATTTCTTTTAGCGTTATTGCTAATAACCCTTTACTGGTCGAGTTTTGCGGTCGGGGCAGAGCATTCTCTGGTTACCGACTTCACCCGCTATAAAAATGAATCTGCCGGGTTGAACGGGCTTGGATTTACCTACAAACTTATTGTACGGGATTCCGCAAACCACAAGCTGGGCATGCAGTTTTTTTACAGCCGCCTGCCCTACCAATATAGCGGGACCCCGGCTGTATCGCGCGACAGGTACTCACTATATAGCGTTTCGCTGTTAAGGCCGTTCACACCATATAGT encodes:
- a CDS encoding ArsC family transcriptional regulator, with the translated sequence MPIIQIFGANKCQNTRAALRFFKERRVPIQFIDLSEKGLSEGEFQSIRKAVGLENMIDTEGRGYQRQNLKYQKFDIEIKLKENPLLIKTPIVRQSPSSSAKATADKKATVDYVPETWKQWLAQG
- a CDS encoding branched-chain amino acid ABC transporter permease; the protein is MLFQQFLNGLTLGSIYALIALGYTMVYGILEFINFAHGEIYMIGAYLAIIALGLLNQWGLNTMTIAPLIVIVFAMIYAAAFGATIEKIAYKPLRNAPRLSPLISALGVSIFLQNFVMLTQGARDKVFNRDLLFSQRFTQGGISIFSCRLSYIQILIIVTAVVLMLGLTRFINRTRLGKAMRAVSQDQKMAKLCGIDVDFIIRLTFIIGSALAAAAGVLVALYYGLVNFYIGYVAGLKAFIAAVVGGIGSVPGAMLGGLLLGMAESFGAGYLSAQYKDVYAFVILIVVLLVRPQGILGRKNDRS
- a CDS encoding tetratricopeptide repeat protein codes for the protein MMISIEPTARRRGYRVRRLWQTTTSNQDRPLGYYPDQLLGLKAELLKVFGKWSLATRIFQDNIDFGRQTNNSAMVAENEVRLGDLGWHSSNYQQAVSCLDDAIDIFRKMKNNLGLGHALGNLGSIHMFRGDYVKALECYRQALRLARETGDRQSVGMLLGNIGIVYYNTGDYDRAMDYSRQRLEMAEAGGDLMGVSKAIGNMGNIHTDRGEYPQAMECYRRYLVIAQKLGDKLGLNIFYGNMGNVHCLMGEYDQARYCYQTKEKIAAELGDRRGLGVVAGGQPGAGHRRRPGVEHTVLRLRIPVLPGRVAIGDEPSARSGGGQQAGFGNGPGNKKTGDHIQKLLANCQNSVFKRRPDGCGRFPDDA
- a CDS encoding endonuclease/exonuclease/phosphatase family protein, translating into MKTALKVFLPIIAFFTILFLCFSALVWLITYHPIRLEPVPVYSRSQAPILQPGQSLKIMTWNLQYLAGKNYVFFYDLLDGSGPDERPSSKDIAVTLNEVARVIIDENPDIILLQEVDCGARRSDYRDQLKDLLAKLPGEYRCYISAWYWKAAFVPHPRIMGAVGMKLAVISKYKISRAVRHQLPVMPNDIFTRQFNFKRAALEARLPASDGSEFVAMSTHLDAFAQGNNTMERQVAQVKNLLDSLSAQKQGWAIGGDFNLLPPGDAYLRLGPRQQKYYQPQTELASFFDDYQAVPSAQEANGDSAGYWFTHFPNDPGAKGPDRTIDFLFFSRRLLLGRHYVRQYDTGKISDHYPVVAEVTLE